Proteins found in one Neofelis nebulosa isolate mNeoNeb1 chromosome 3, mNeoNeb1.pri, whole genome shotgun sequence genomic segment:
- the TRIM61 gene encoding putative tripartite motif-containing protein 61, translated as MEFVTALEDLQTGASCPICLDYLKDPVTINCGHNFCLSCISISWKDLNDTFPCPFCRHCFPERKFTSNPQLGNLIEIAKLLQVRRSKRKRKEEKLICEKHNQVLTFFCQKDLEVLCPQCSFSTDHRNHYIWPIEKAAPHHRKRLENCIEPWKERIEQVEKVIMMQTRKSLELKKKVEYRREEIKSEFEQLLLFLKNEQETVLRQLQDDEVDILTKLNENLTTFSNHLSTLKYLLKEIEGKYMKSGLEFLTDVKSIYHRYKTLKSPEPFSFQLKEYGYHLPPQYSGLNKIIKRFQVDLILDPETAHRRLIISEDRKTVQYGNKMHSLPHNPRRFYLCPAVLGSGGYNSGRQYWEVDVKDKPEWIVGVCRDSLPRRRKNQNQPILVQDGLWGIGRCSQSNYIALGPKKINLLPKVIPRKIGIFLDCELCEISFYNLSDRSLLYIFNYYFTETLWPYFYTGTDSKPLKICTVTDSE; from the coding sequence ATGGAGTTTGTGACAGCCCTAGAAGACCTCCAAACAGGGGCTAGCTGCCCCATCTGTCTGGACTACTTGAAAGACCCAGTGACCATCAACTGTGGGCATAACTTCTGTCTCTCTTGCATCAGTATCTCCTGGAAGGATCTAAATGATACTTTCCCCTGTCCCTTTTGCCGTCATTGCTTTCCAGAAAGGAAGTTCACAAGCAATCCCCAGCTGGGCAATTTGATTGAAATTGCTAAGCTACTACAGGTAAGAAGaagcaagaggaagaggaaagaagagaagcttATATGTGAAAAGCATAATCAGGTTTTGACCTTTTTCTGTCAGAAGGACCTAGAAGTTTTATGTCCACAGTGTAGTTTCTCCACTGATCACCGGAATCACTACATTTGGCCCATAGAGAAGGCTGCTCCTCATCATAGGAAAAGATTAGAGAATTGCATTGAACCATGGAAGGAGAGAATTGAACAAGTGGAAAAGGTGATAATGATGCAAACCAGAAAATCATTGGAACTGAAGAAGAAGGTAGAATataggagggaagaaataaagtCTGAATTTGAGCAACTTTtgttgtttctcaaaaatgagcaAGAGACTGTTCTTCGGCAATTACAAGATGACGaagtggacattttaacaaaactaaatgaaaaccTGACAACATTTTCAAATCATCTTTCCACGTTAAAATATCTACTAAAGGAGATTGAGGGCAAATACATGAAGTCAGGGCTGGAATTTCTAACAGATGTTAAAAGTATCTACCATAGATATAAAACCTTAAAGTCCCCTGAGCCTTTTTCATTCCAGTTAAAGGAATATGGTTACCATCTTCCTCCACAATATTCTGGCCTAAACAAAATTATCAAGCGATTTCAAGTAGATCTAATTCTAGATCCTGAAACAGCACATCGTAGGCTTATTATCTCGGAAGATAGAAAAACTGTGCAATATGGAAATAAGATGCATAGCTTACCTCATAACCCAAGGAGGTTTTATCTCTGCCCGGCTGTTCTGGGTTCTGGGGGCTACAATTCTGGCAGGCAGTATTGGGAGGTGGATGTGAAAGATAAGCCTGAATGGATTGTTGGTGTCTGCAGAGACTCTCttcccagaaggagaaagaatcagaATCAACCAATTTTAGTGCAGGATGGATTATGGGGTATTGGGCGATGTAGTCAGAGTAATTATATTGCGTTGGgtcctaaaaaaattaatctgcTGCCAAAAGTAATACCCAGAAAGATTGGCATTTTTTTAGACTGTGAATTGTGTGAGATTTCTTTTTACAACTTGAGTGATAGATctcttctctatatttttaactattattttacAGAAACACTCTGGCCTTATTTCTACACTGGAACAGACTCAAAACCTCTTAAAATCTGTACAGTAACAGATTCTGAATGA
- the APELA gene encoding apelin receptor early endogenous ligand: MRLQQFFCVFFIFVMSLLLINGQRPANLALRRKLHRHNCLQRRCMPLHSRVPFP, from the exons ATGAGGTTGCAAcaattcttttgtgtattttttatttttgtgatgagTCTTCTTCTTATCAACGGACAGAGACCAG ctaATTTGGCGTTGAGAAGAAAATTGCACAGACACAACTGCCTTCAGAGGAGATGTATGCCACTCCATTCACGGGTGCCCTTCCCCTGA